CAGCTCGGGTTGGTCGACCTGCTCGACGACGTGGTGCCGCCCGTGTTGCATGCCGGGCGGCAATTCGTTCAGGGCCGCCTGGCGGGGCACCGGGTGGTGCTGGCGCTTTGCGGCATCGGCAAGGTGGCGGCTGCCGCCACGACGGCGATGCTGGTCGAACGGTTCGGCGTGGAGCGCCTGGTGTTCACCGGCGTGGCGGGCGGTTTGTCGCCCGGGGCGCGCATCGGCGACGTGGTCGTGGCCGACGGGTTCATGCAGCACGACATGGATGCGTCTCCGCTGTTCCCGCGATACGAGATCCCGCTGTACGGCCGTGCCCTGTTCGACGCGGACGCGGATCTGTCGAACCGACTCGACGCCGCCGCCCGCATCGCCTTGGCGGATCCGGTCGCCCTTTGCGGGCCGGAAGATCGAGCGCGATTCCTGCCGGACGAGGTCCGCGTGCACCGCGGCCTGCTGGTCAGCGGCGACCGTTTCGTCAGTGCCTTGAAGGAAGCAGCCGACTTGCGCGCCGGAATTCCGGCGGCCATGGCGGTCGATATGGAGAGCGCGGCGGTGGCGCAGGTATGCCGCGATTACGGTGTGCGGTTTGCGGCGGTTCGCACCATCTCCGATCGCGCCGACGACAGCGCGCACGTGGACTTTCCCGCCTTCGTCGAAACCGTCGCCAGCCGCTATGCCAGCGCCATCGTGGCGGCGCTGTTCCGCGACGACGCTACTTGAGCCAGCCCCGGCGGCGGAAGTAGAGCATCGGCACCACGGCGCTCGCCGCCATGAGCGTGATCACGTAGGGATACGCCGCCTTGCCCAATGCTGCGAGCTCCGGGAACTGCAGGTTCATGCCGTAGATGCTGGCGATCAGCGTCGGCGGCAGCAACGCGACGCTCGCCACCGAGAAGATCTTGATGATCTTGTTCTGGTTGATGTTGATGAAGCCGACCGTCGCGTCCATCAGGAAGTTGATCTTGTCGAACAGGAACGCGGTGTGGTTGTCGAGCGATTCGATGTCGCGCAGGATCTGCCGCGCCTCCTCGAACTGCTCGGCGTTGAGCATGCGGCTGCGCATCATGAAGCTGACAGCGCGGCGCGTGTCCATCACATTGCGCCGGATGCGACCGTTCAAGTCTTCCTGGCGGGCGATGGCGCCCAACACTTCGCCGGCCAGCGCATCGGTCACGTTCTCGGACAGCACCAGCCGGCTGGCCTTTTCGAGCTCGTCGTAGATGTTTTCGAGGGTGTCGGCGGAGTATTCGGCATCGACGTCGAACAGCTTCAGCAGCACGTCCTTGGCGTCCTCGATCAGCCCGGGCGCACGCCGGGCCCGCAGGCGCAGCAGGCGGAAGACCGGCACATCCTCATCGTGGATCGAGAACAGCACACCCCGGCTCTTCTTGTCCGAATCGCGCTGGTTCAGGATGAAGGCAACGCGCACCGAGCGCGGTTCTTCTTCATCGGCGATCAGGAAGTCGCTGCGCACATGCAGGTCGCCGTTGTCTTCTTCATAGAAGCGAGCGGACTCCTCGATGTCGTCTTCGGTCGCGTCCTCGGGAATCGAGACTTCGTAGTGCTGCTTGATCCACCGCTTTTCCTCGACGGTGGGGGATTCGAGGTCGACCCAGATCGGGGTGAATCGGGCGAGTTCTTCCAGCGACTCGATCTCTTCCTGGAAGAGCCGGCCATTGGCGAGCGAAAAGATGTTCAGCATGGCGCGTTCCCGGGCGGGTTACATCGGACAAGGGGGTTGATGAGCAAGCTTTCCACCCCCCGACACGCTCCCGGGAGCAGAAAGCTACCGACTCGGGTAGGTTTCCACGGCGATTTCTCCAATGAAAGAACAGCGGATTATGGCATTGGGACGGAGCGTCACTGGCGCCTCGCTGACCGACTTGTTACGGCCCTGATGGCGTCACGGTTTCCCCAATTTTGGGGAGATCCCGGCGTTTCGATGTGTCAAAAAAATCCTCAGTAATTCAGCGACTTACATCAAGAAGTCATCGACGCGTTGCATTCGTTTTCGATTGCCGGATGACTGTCCGATTGCAATCCGCTGGTCGCGGGCGCATAGTGAATTCAAGCGCAGAACAAGATCGAGTCCGTTCCCGTTCGATGCAATGTCGAACGGTTTTTCAACCGGTGCTACCAAGTTGGAGGAAATCCCATGAACCTGACGATCAGCGGCCATCATCTCGATGTCACTCCCGCCCTGCGCGGATACGTCACGAGCAAACTCGAACGCGTTACCCGCCATTACGACGACATGGTCGACATCAAGGTCATCCTGAGCGTCGAAAAGCAAAAGGAAAAGCAGCTGCGCCAACGTGCTGAATGCAGCATCCTCGTCAAGGGGAGCGAGATGTTTGCCGAGAGTGCCCACGCCGACCTTTATGCAGCGGTGGACGAACTGATGGACAAACTCGATCGGCAGGTTGTGCGGCACAAGGACCGTGTGCAGAACCATCACCACGAAGCGCCGAAACGGATGATGTGACGGGGTGTGTTGCGTCGGCGCGCCAAGCGGCTCGCGGCGTGGTGGCTGACGCGCGGGCCGGCGCATAATGCGCCTCCACCGCCATGAACCGCCTAGCCGCCATCCTGCCCGTTGAACAGGTCCTCGTCAGCCTCGAGGCCACGAGCAAGAAGCGCGCGTTCGAAGAAGCCGGGCTGCTGTTCGAAAGCCTGCACGGCCTCAGCCGCGCGCTGGTGACCGACAGCCTGTTCGCCCGCGAGCGGCTGGGCTCCACCGGTCTCGGTCATGGCGTGGCCATTCCGCATGGCCGCATCAAAGGGCTGAAGGCACCGATGGCGGCGGTCTTCCAATTGGCGCAGCCGATTGGGTTCGATGCGCCGGATGAGCGGCCGGTCGTGCTGCTCATCTTCCTGTTGGTCCCCGAAGCGGCGACCCAGAAGCATCTGGAAATTCTTTCAGAGATCGCTGAACTGTTGAGCGACGCGCCATTACGCGAGAAGATCAAGGCCGGCGGCTCGGCTTCGGAGCTGCACGCGATCATCGCGCAGTGGCAGTCCACCCAGCCGGCCTGAAGTCGCCGGTCGTTCCCTCCGAATAAGCCTCTTGAAACCGACCGTCGTCAGCGCCGATGCGCTTTTCGAGGAATTCAGGAGCTCCCTACGATGGGAGTGGATTGCGGGCCTTGGGGCGTCGGAGCGACGCTTCGATGAAATCGTGGTCCGCGCCGCACGTTCCGGCGCCGATCTGGTCGGCTATCTCAACTACATCCACCCCTACCGGGTGCAGATCCTGGGTGAGCGAGAAGTCGCCTACCTGAGCAACGCTACGCCGGAAGACTGCGCCCGACGCATCGCCCGTATCGTGACACTGGAGCCGCCGGTGCTGGTGTTGGCGGATGGCCAGACCGCGCCGCCGGGCCTGGTGTCGATGTGCGAACGCGCGCAGATTCCGCTGTTTTCCACCTACGAGTCCTCTGCCTTCGTCATCGACGTGCTGCGGGCCTATCTGTCCAAGCATTTCGCCGACCGCACCACGATGCACGGTGTGTTCATGGACATCCTGGGCCTCGGCGTGATGATCACCGGCGAGTCCGGCCTCGGCAAAAGCGAGCTCGGGCTGGAGCTGATTTCGCGTGGCAACGGGCTGGTCGCCGACGATGCGGTCGACCTCTATCGCATCAACCAAGCTTCCATCGAGGGGCGTTGCCCCGAGCTGCTGCAAAACTTGCTGGAAGTGCGCGGCATCGGCCTGCTCGACATCCGCGCCATCTTCGGCGAGACGGCAGTGCGCCGGAAGATGCGTCTCAAGCTGATCGTGCACCTGGTCCGCAAGGAAACCATGGAGCGCGAATACGAGCGACTGCCCTACGAGCCCCTGACGCAAGACGTGCTCGGCGTGCCGGTGCGCAAGGCGGTGATCCAGGTGGTGGCGGGGCGCAACATCGCGGTGCTGGTGGAGGCGGCGGTGCGCAACACCATCCTGCAGCTGCGTGGCATCGACACTTACCAGGAATTCGTCGAGCGCCACCAGCGCGCCATGGAGAGCGGCGAGCACTGATGCTCACCGTGCGCGGCGCTGCTCAGCCGCGCCGGGGATGCAGCTTGCCGCAGTCCTCGCAGAGGCCGTAGAGCGCCATGGAATGGTCTTGCACCTGCCAGCCCTTGGCCTTGGCCACAGCTTGCTGACGCTGCTCGATTTCCGCGTCGTAGAACTCCTCGACCTTGCCGCAATTGGTGCAGACGAAGTGGTCGTGGTGCGAACCTTCGTTGAGTTCGTAGACCGCCTTGCCGCTCTCGAAATGGCGCCGGCTCAGGATGGCGGCCTGCTCGAACTGGGTGAGCACCCGGTAGACGGTGGCCAGGCCGATGTCGGAGCGCTCCTCGAGAAGCACCCGAAAGACATCTTCGGCGGTCATGTGGCGTTGCTTGCCGGTCTGGAAGATCTCGAGGATCTTCAGCCGGGGCAGCGTGGCCTTGAGGCCGGTGTTCTTGAGATCGTCGATGTTGCTGTGCATGAGGCTTTCCTGGCTGGCGGGCGACGGGCCCGCCGGACGTTCATGGCGAAGCCTGCCGCTACAATCGTCGGATCATATCGCCTGCGCCCTTCCACATGTCCGATCACTTTCTGCGCCGCTCCCTGACCGTCGCCGCGGCTGCCACGGCAGCCCTGCTTGCGGGCTGCGGCACGGTCGACAGCGCCAGTAATCGGCTGGTCAGCGCGATCACGCCCTACAAGATCGAGATCGTCCAGGGCAACTTCGTCTCCAAGGAGCAGGTGGCTGCGCTCGAAAAGGGCATGAGCAGGATCCAGGTCCGGGAAGTGCTGGGTACGCCCCTCATCACCAACCTCTTCCGTGCCGATCGCTGGGACTATGTCTTCACCATCAAGCGGCCCGGCGTCGATCCGCAATCGCGCCGCCTGAGCGTCTTCTTCGAGAACGATCTGCTCGCGCGTTTCGAAGGCGACGACATGCCAACCGAAGCTGAATTCGTGGCGCGTCTCGATACCCGCACGCGTCTCGGCAAGATCCCGCCCCTCGAAGCAACGCCTGCCGAATTGGCGAAGTTCCCCGGCCGGCCCAAATCCGAGCAAGAGCCTTCCACGAGCGCGATCGCGGCGGAGGCTCCACCGTCCACCGCCTATCCGCCGCTCAACGCGCCCAGCAGCCGCTGATCCTGCAGCCGGCATTCCTGACCGGCCCTTCCAGCCCCTTCCGCCTCGCAGCTTTCCGATCCGCATGACAGCGAACTCCTCCTCGCCGGCGACCGGCACCCCCCACAAGATCGCGGTTGCCGGTGCTTCCGGCCGCATGGGCCGCATGTTGATCGAGGCGATTCGCGCCTGCGACGACTGTGTGCTCGCCGGCGCGCTCGACCAGGCATCCAGCCCGGCGATCGCCTCCGATGCTTCCGCCTTCCTCGGCTTTGCGAGCGGTGTGGCCATCACCTCGGATTTGGCCAAGGCCATCGCGCCCGCGTCGGTGCTGATCGACTTCACCCGCCCCGAAGGCACGCTGCGCCACCTGGAAGTCTGCCGCGAGCACGGCGTCAACCTCGTCATCGGCACGACAGGCTTCACGGCGGCGCAGAAGGCCGAGATCGAGGCTGCGTCACGCGAGATCGCCATCGTGATGGCGCCCAACATGAGCGTCGGCGTCAACGTCACGCTGAAGCTGCTGGAAATGGCCGCCAAGGCGCTGTCCACCGGCTACGACATCGAGGTGATCGAGGCGCACCATCGCCACAAGGTCGATGCGCCCTCGGGCACCGCGCTCAAGATGGGTGAAGTGCTGGCCGAGGCCATGGGCCGCTCGCTCGAAGACTGCGCCGTCTACACCCGCGAAGGCGAGACCGGCCCACGCGATCCGTCGTCCATCGGCTTCGCCACGATCCGTGGCGGCGACATCGTCGGCGACCACACCGTGCTGTTCGCCGGCACTGGCGAGCGAATCGAGATCACCCATAAGTCCTCGAGCCGTGCGACCTACGCCCAGGGCAGCCTGCGCGCCGTCCGGTTCCTGGAAGGGCGCAAACAGGGTCTGTACGACATGTTCGACGTGCTCGGCCTGCGGGCCTGAGGCCTTGGCGCCGCATGGATGCGCTGAGTTTCTTCATGGCGGGCGATGCGCTCGCGCGCGTGGTGGCCGTGGTGCTGCTGGTGATGTCGGTGTCGAGCTGGATCGTCATTCTCTGGAAATCCTGGCTGCTGAACGCGGCCAGCCGGCATTCGGTGCGCGCCATCGCTGCTTTCTGGCAGTCGCCCAGCCTCGACGACGCGCGGCAACGGTTGTCCGCATTCGATCCGCAAGGGCTGGTGACGCCTTTCGTGGCCGCCCTGGCAGCCGACGAGGCGATCGGCCTGGCGGCGGGCGGCGACCGCGCCCAGCGTCGCACCCGTGTCCTGCGTGATGCGCTGCACCAGGCTTCGGCGCAACTGCAGTCCGGCCAGGTGTTGCTGGCCAGCATCGGCGCCATCGCACCTTTCGTCGGCTTGCTCGGCACGGTCTGGGGCATTCACCGCGCCCTGGTCGACATCGCGGGCGCGGGCCAGATCAGCATCGAGCGCATCGCCGGGCCGGTGGGCGAGGCGCTGGTGATGACCGCGGCCGGGTTGGCGGTAGCGATTCCGGCGGTTCTGGCCTACAACCTGCTCGGACGGCGCATCGTGCGTATCGAGGCCGAACTCGAAGGCTTCGCGCAGGACCTGCGCGACCTCTGACCCGCGGCGACCATGGCGTTCGGACGACTTTCCCGCGGCCCCGACGCCGCACCGCTGAGTGAAATCAACGTGACGCCGCTGGTCGACGTGATGCTGGTGCTGGTGGTGGTGTTCCTGCTGACGGCACCGCTGCTGGCCACCAGCATCCGGCTCGACCTGCCGCAGGCGGCCACGGCGCCCGCGCCCTCGGGCAAGCAGGGCGTTCAGCTGGTGGTCGATGCCGCCGGTCAGGCCTTTCTCGACGACCGCCCGCTCGGGGACAAAGCCTTGGCCGAGCGCCTGGCGCAGGTCGCCGCCGACGATCCGGATACCGAGATCCAGCTGCGGGCCGACACGGCCGTGCCCTACGGCCGCGTCGTCGCGCTGCTCGACCTGGCGCAGCAGGCAGGCCTCGTCCACGTGGGTTTCGTCGCCGCCCAGCGGGCCGCCACGCCCGACCGACCCTAGAATCGCGCTCTGCCCCGACGCGCCCGGGCCGTCCGGCGCCCACCGACGAGCGCTCCTCTCTTTCCCATGCAAGACAAATATTCTCATCAAGAGGTCGAAAGCGCCGCCCAGGCCGACTGGACCGCCCGCGACGTCTACCGAGTCACGGAAGACGCCAGCCGGCCCAAGTTCTACGCCTGCTCGATGCTGCCGTATCCGAGCGGCAAGCTGCACATGGGCCATGTGCGCAACTACACCATCAACGACATGCTGGCGCGGCAGCTGCGCATGCGCGGCTTCAATGTGTTGATGCCGATGGGCTGGGACGCCTTCGGCCTGCCCGCCGAGAACGCCGCCATGAAGAACGGCGTGCCGCCGGCGCAGTGGACCTACGACAACATCGCCTACATGAAGAAGCAGATGCAGGCGATGGGGCTGGCCATCGACTGGTCGCGTGAGGTCGCCACCTGCTCGCCCGAGTACTACAAATGGAATCAGTGGCTGTTCCTGAAGATGCTCGAAAAAGGCATCGCCTACCGCAAGACCCAGACGGTGAACTGGGATCCGGTCGACCAGACCGTGCTGGCCAACGAGCAGGTGATCGACGGCAAGGGCTGGCGTACCGGCGCGGTGGTGGAAAAACGTGAGATCCCCGGCTACTACCTGAAGATCACCGACTACGCCGAAGAGCTGCTCGACCACGTGCAGAACAAGCTGCCGGGCTGGCCCGAACGGGTGCGCCTGATGCAGGAGAACTGGATCGGCAAGAGCCAGGGCGTGCGTTTCGCGTTCCCGCACGACATCCGCGACGCCTCGGGCGAGCTGATTGGCGACGGCCGCATGTACGTCTTCACGACGCGCGCCGACACCATCATGGGGGTCACCTTCTGCGCGGTGGCGCCTGAGCATCCGATCGCGGCGCACGCGGCGTCTCTGGATCCGGCCCTCGCCGCTTTCATCGCCGAATGCAAGAGCGGCGGCACCACCGAGGCCGAGCTTGCCACGCAGGAAAAGAAGGGCATGCGCACGGGCTTGTTCGTGACGCACCCTTTCATGGAAGACCCGATCGAAGTTTGGGTCGGCAACTACGTGCTGATGGGCTACGGCGACGGTGCGGTGATGGGCGTGCCGGCGCACGACGAGCGCGATTTCGCCTTCGCGCTGAAGTACGACATCCCGATCCGCCAGGTGGTGCAGGTCGATGGCGAGCACTACGACTACCACCACTGGCACGACTGGTACGCCGACAAGAAGAACGGTGTCACCATCAATTCCGACTACTTCAGCGGACTGCCTTACGAAGAGGCGGTCGACGCGGTGGCGCGCGCGCTGCAGGAGCGCGGCCTGGGCGAGAAGAAGACCACCTGGCGCCTGCGCGACTGGGGAGTGAGCCGCCAGCGCTACTGGGGCACGCCGATCCCCATCATCCATTGCGAGGAACATGGCGCGGTGCCGGTGCCCGAGCAGGACCTGCCGGTGGTGCTGCCGCAGGACTGCATTCCCGACGGCTCCGGCAATCCGCTGGCGCGGCACGAGGGCTTTCATGCCGGCGTGGTCTGCCCGGTGTGCGGCAAGGCGGCGCGGCGCGAGACCGACACCATGGACACCTTCGTGGACTCGTCCTGGTACTTCATGCGCTATTGCGACCCGAAGAACGACCGGCAGATGGTCGGCGCGGGCGCCGAGTACTGGATGCCGATGGACCAGTACATCGGTGGCATCGAGCACGCCATCCTGCATCTGCTGTATGCCCGGTTCTGGACCAAGGTGATGCGTGACCTCGGCCTGGTAAAGGTCGACGAGCCCTTCACCAAGCTGCTCACCCAGGGCATGGTGCTCAACCACATCTACTCGCGCAAGACGCCCAAGGGCGGCATCGAGTACTTCTGGCCGCACGAGGTCGAGGATGTGCACGACGCGGCCGGCAAGGTGGTTTCGGCCAAGCTCAAGTCCGACGGTTCGGCCGTGGACTATGGCGGCGTCGGCACCATGAGCAAGAGCAAGAACAATGGCGTCGATCCGCAGGACCTGATCGGCAAGTACGGCGCCGACACTGCACGGCTCTACACCATGTTCACCGCGCCGCCGGAAGCCACGCTGGAGTGGAACGACGCGGCCGTCGAGGGCAGCTACCGCTTCCTGCGTCGGGTCTGGAACTTCGGCGTGAAGCTCACGGCCGGGGACAGGGCCGCGGCCAACGCCAGCATCGCCGGCGTGGGGCGCCTGCAGGAAGTCACTTTCGGCCCCGCTGCCAAGGAGCTGCGCCGCGAACTGCACACCGTGCTGCGCCAAGTCGACTACGACTACCAGCGCATGCAATACAACACGGTGGTGTCGGGCGCGATGAAGATGATCAACGCCCTCGAGTCGTTCAAGGCCGAAGGCGTGCCGGGCGCGGAAGTCGCAGCCATCGAAGGCTTCGCCATCCTGCTGCGGGTGCTCTACCCGGCCACGCCGCACATCGCCGACCAGCTGTGGAAGCAGCTCGGCTATGCCGCCGAACTCGGCGACCTGCTCGACACGCCCTGGCCCAAGGTCGACGAATCGGCGCTGGTGCAGGACGAGATCGAGCTGATGCTGCAGGTCAACGGCAAGCTGCGCGGCTCGGTCCGGGTGCCCGCCGGCGCCGACAAGGCGGCGATCGAGGCGGCCGCGCTGGCGAGCGAGGATTTCCAGAAATTCGCCGCCGGTGCCACGCCCAAGAAGGTGATCGTGGTGCCGGGTCGCCTGATCAACGTCGTGGTTTGAAAGGCCGCTCCATGCTCCGCCGTCGCGCTGTCCTTTCCCTCTCCGGCCTGGTGGCACTGCCGCTCGCGGGATGCGGCTTTCACCTGCGCCAGGCGCCGACGTTCGCATTCAAGACCATCTACCTCAACGGCGCGCCGGCCTCGACCCTGGCGGCCGAGTTGCGGCGCAATCTCGAAGCCGGCACCGGTCTGCAGGTGAGCCGTGATCCGGCCCAGCGTTACACCCAGGACGTCATCCTCGATGTGCTGCAGGACCAGCGCGAGCGTGTCGCCCTGAGCTACAACTCGGTCGGCCAGGTGCGTGAGTTCCAGCTGCGGGTGCGGGTGCGCTTCGCCCTGCGCACGCCCGACGAGCGCGAGATCCTGCCGTCGACCGAACTCCTGCTGCAGCAGGACCAGAGCTACGACGAAACCCTGGCACTGGCCAAGGAGCAGGAAGCGCAACTGATCTTCCGCAATCTCCAGACCGACGTGGTGCGCCAGATTCTTCGGCGCCTGGCCGCGGTCCGGCAGATCTAGTTTTTTTCGATGCAGCTCACCGCGGCGCAACTCGCCAGCCACCTGCAGAAGTCGCTGCGCCCGCTCTACGCGGTGCACGGCGACGAGCCGTTGCTGGTGCAGGAGGCGGCCGATGCGATTCGCGCTGCCGCGCGCGCGCAGGGCGCGACGGAGCGCACGGTGCATGTCGTGGCCGGGGCGCATTTCGACTGGAGCGGGGTGCTCGCCGACGGCAGCGCGCTGTCGCTGTTCGCCGAAAAGCGCATCGTCGAGATCCGCATCCCCTCGGGCAAGCCGGGCAAGGATGGAAGCGCGGCCCTGCAGCAGATCGCCGCGGTGGCGGCCACGCAATCCGACACCCTGACCCTGGTGCTGCTGCCGCGCCTGGACAAGGCCACCCGCACCGGCGCCTGGTTCACCGCGCTGGAGCAGCATGGCGTGAGCATCCAGGTCGATCCGGTCGAGCGCGGGTCGCTGCCGCAGTGGATCGCCCAACGCCTGCAGCGCCAGGGCCAGCAGGTGGCGTCGGGCGAGGAGGGCCAGCGTACCTTGCAGTTCTTTGCCGATCGGGTCGAAGGCAACCTGCTGGCGGCGCACCAGGAGATCGAAAAACTGGCCTTGCTGTACCCGGCGGGCACCTTGTCGTGGGAGCAGGTCGAGACGGCGGTGCTCAATGTGGCTCGGTACGACGTCTTCAAGCTGTCCGAGTCCATCCTGGGCGGACAGGTGGCGCGGGTGCAGCGCATGCTCGACGGTCTGCGCGCCGAGGGCGAGGCCGAGGTGCTGGTGCACTACACCCTGGCCGAGGACATCCGCGCGCTCAAGCGGGTCAAGGACGCCATGAACCAGGGGCGACCACTGCCGATGGCCTTGCGTGAGCAGCGGGTCTGGGGGCCGCGCGAACGGCTGTTCGAGCGGGTGTTGCCCCGCCTGGACGCCTCGCTGCTCGCCACGCTGTTGCAGGACGCACACAAGGTCGATGGCATCGTCAAGGGTTTGCCGCAGGAAGGCTGGCCGCGCGACGGCTGGCAGGCGCTGATGCGCCTGGCCATCCGCCTGTGCCGCGTCTGCGCTGGAGCGCCTTCCACCCGCGCCGCGTGAGGCCATCGTGAGGCCTGCAGGCGTCGCGCATGGGAAAATGCACCCATGAACGCCCTGAACGTCGCCGAATACGTCAACACCCTCGGAATGCAGGCGCGCGCAGCCTCCGCGCGCATGGCCAGTGCGGATGCCGCCACCAAGAACGCCGCATTACGAGCGCTCGCCCGCTTGCTGCGAGCCGATCCGGTGTCGCTGGCGGAGGCCAACGCCCGCGACCTGGCTCGCGCCCAGGCGGCCGGACTCGCAGCGCCGATGGTCGACCGCCTCCGTCTTACGCCCAAGGTCATCGAAACCGTGGCGCAGGGCTGCGACCAGCTCGCCGCCATGCCTGAGCTCATCGGCGACGTCGTCGGTCTGCAGCAGCAGCCCAGCGGCATCCGGGTCGGTCGCATGCGGGTGCCGCTGGGCGTGTTCGGCATGATTTTCGAAAGCCGTCCCAATGTGACGATCGAGGCGGCCAGCCTGTCGATCAAGAGCGGAAACGCCTGCATCCTGCGCGGCGGGTCGGAGGCGATCGAATCCAACAAGGCGCTGGCCGCGCTGGTCGGCCAGGCGCTGGCCGAGGCTGGACTGCCGGTCGACGCGGTGCAACTGGTCGCCACCACCGATCGCGACGCCGTGGGCCGGCTCATCGCCATGCCCGAGTACGTGGACGTGATCATCCCGCGCGGCGGCAAGAGCCTGATCGAGCGCATCAGCCGTGAAGCACGGGTGCCGGTCATCAAGCACCTCGACGGCAATTGCCACACTTACGTGGACGACCCTTGCGACATCGCCATGGCCGTCAAGGTGGCGGACAACGCCAAGACCCAGAAGTACAGCCCCTGCAATGCGACCGAAGGCCTGCTGGTGGCGCGCGGCGTGGCGGCCGAGTTCCTGCCGCTTATCGGCCGCATCTATGCGGACAAGGGCGTCGAGATGCGCTGCGACGCCCAGGCCCTGGAAATATTGCGTGGTGTGACCGGTGCAGCGCTCCAGCCCGCGAGCGAGCAGGACTGGTCGGAGGAATACCTCGGCCCGACGATCAGCGTGAAGGTGGTCGAGGGCGTCGATGAGGCGATCGACCACATCAACCGTTATTCGTCACACCACACCGATGCCATCCTCACGCGCGATCACATGCATGCGCAGCGTTTCCTGCGCGAGGTCGATTCGGCCAGCGTCATGGTGAACGCCAGTACGCGATTCGCCGATGGTTTCGAATACGGCCTGGGCGCGGAAATCG
The nucleotide sequence above comes from Xylophilus sp. GOD-11R. Encoded proteins:
- the leuS gene encoding leucine--tRNA ligase; amino-acid sequence: MQDKYSHQEVESAAQADWTARDVYRVTEDASRPKFYACSMLPYPSGKLHMGHVRNYTINDMLARQLRMRGFNVLMPMGWDAFGLPAENAAMKNGVPPAQWTYDNIAYMKKQMQAMGLAIDWSREVATCSPEYYKWNQWLFLKMLEKGIAYRKTQTVNWDPVDQTVLANEQVIDGKGWRTGAVVEKREIPGYYLKITDYAEELLDHVQNKLPGWPERVRLMQENWIGKSQGVRFAFPHDIRDASGELIGDGRMYVFTTRADTIMGVTFCAVAPEHPIAAHAASLDPALAAFIAECKSGGTTEAELATQEKKGMRTGLFVTHPFMEDPIEVWVGNYVLMGYGDGAVMGVPAHDERDFAFALKYDIPIRQVVQVDGEHYDYHHWHDWYADKKNGVTINSDYFSGLPYEEAVDAVARALQERGLGEKKTTWRLRDWGVSRQRYWGTPIPIIHCEEHGAVPVPEQDLPVVLPQDCIPDGSGNPLARHEGFHAGVVCPVCGKAARRETDTMDTFVDSSWYFMRYCDPKNDRQMVGAGAEYWMPMDQYIGGIEHAILHLLYARFWTKVMRDLGLVKVDEPFTKLLTQGMVLNHIYSRKTPKGGIEYFWPHEVEDVHDAAGKVVSAKLKSDGSAVDYGGVGTMSKSKNNGVDPQDLIGKYGADTARLYTMFTAPPEATLEWNDAAVEGSYRFLRRVWNFGVKLTAGDRAAANASIAGVGRLQEVTFGPAAKELRRELHTVLRQVDYDYQRMQYNTVVSGAMKMINALESFKAEGVPGAEVAAIEGFAILLRVLYPATPHIADQLWKQLGYAAELGDLLDTPWPKVDESALVQDEIELMLQVNGKLRGSVRVPAGADKAAIEAAALASEDFQKFAAGATPKKVIVVPGRLINVVV
- the lptE gene encoding LPS assembly lipoprotein LptE, giving the protein MLRRRAVLSLSGLVALPLAGCGFHLRQAPTFAFKTIYLNGAPASTLAAELRRNLEAGTGLQVSRDPAQRYTQDVILDVLQDQRERVALSYNSVGQVREFQLRVRVRFALRTPDEREILPSTELLLQQDQSYDETLALAKEQEAQLIFRNLQTDVVRQILRRLAAVRQI
- the holA gene encoding DNA polymerase III subunit delta, producing the protein MQLTAAQLASHLQKSLRPLYAVHGDEPLLVQEAADAIRAAARAQGATERTVHVVAGAHFDWSGVLADGSALSLFAEKRIVEIRIPSGKPGKDGSAALQQIAAVAATQSDTLTLVLLPRLDKATRTGAWFTALEQHGVSIQVDPVERGSLPQWIAQRLQRQGQQVASGEEGQRTLQFFADRVEGNLLAAHQEIEKLALLYPAGTLSWEQVETAVLNVARYDVFKLSESILGGQVARVQRMLDGLRAEGEAEVLVHYTLAEDIRALKRVKDAMNQGRPLPMALREQRVWGPRERLFERVLPRLDASLLATLLQDAHKVDGIVKGLPQEGWPRDGWQALMRLAIRLCRVCAGAPSTRAA
- a CDS encoding glutamate-5-semialdehyde dehydrogenase; this translates as MNALNVAEYVNTLGMQARAASARMASADAATKNAALRALARLLRADPVSLAEANARDLARAQAAGLAAPMVDRLRLTPKVIETVAQGCDQLAAMPELIGDVVGLQQQPSGIRVGRMRVPLGVFGMIFESRPNVTIEAASLSIKSGNACILRGGSEAIESNKALAALVGQALAEAGLPVDAVQLVATTDRDAVGRLIAMPEYVDVIIPRGGKSLIERISREARVPVIKHLDGNCHTYVDDPCDIAMAVKVADNAKTQKYSPCNATEGLLVARGVAAEFLPLIGRIYADKGVEMRCDAQALEILRGVTGAALQPASEQDWSEEYLGPTISVKVVEGVDEAIDHINRYSSHHTDAILTRDHMHAQRFLREVDSASVMVNASTRFADGFEYGLGAEIGISTDKFHARGPVGLEGLTSLKWVVLGQGEIRQ